In Pyrus communis chromosome 8, drPyrComm1.1, whole genome shotgun sequence, one genomic interval encodes:
- the LOC137741723 gene encoding uncharacterized protein isoform X1, translated as MQPNLSPFGSVLANPFLFNGDLSEGIETPGVLFLVPFLLFQGGAMDLSKVGEKILSSVRSARSLGLLPSASDRPEVPARAAAAAAVARAIAGLPPHQRFSLSSSSEELSSIYGSKHHGQEVEEIEEEFYEENFDPVRHILEHIPSEESELAYFERQAALRLAQLDRVAERLSRKVMEHHEVMVKGMHLVRELEKDLKIANVICMNGRRHLTSSRNEVSRDLIVNSNSKKKQALLDMLPVLTELGHALKMQAELESLVEEGNYCKAFQVLSEYLQLLDTFSDLSAVQEMSRAVEVWLGKTLQKLDSLLLGVCQEFNEEGFITVVDAYALIGDISGLAEKLQSFFMQEVLSETHSILKNIVQEEDQGFHMQNSRLTYSDLCLQIPEPKFRQCLLNTLAILFKLMCSYHEIMGFQLDNRDSAGKTPSMTQKESDISPTLGGVQQISSPCSSQKVNGSLAESVDIVPGSAYIDESTTTCSLVEPAGNATSTNYQNLVDEASKDDSTTSTSGSPWYQLRKDATAFISQTLQRGRKNLWQLTATRVSVLLSSASVSSASIHQFLKNYEDLGVFILAGEAFCGIEAADFRQKLKAVCENYFLAFHRQNIHALKMVLEREIWLIMPPDAVQEITFPGLAGDGAPIIVPSEGKSNARVLHSDKSTRVVDTSAKKSGFSNWLRNGNPFLLKLAHTSKEGLKWNSTTGESDGNFSERLGDKVSQQNSDSSLSDGANSVSEEDNEDLLADFIDEDSQLPSRISKPRLSRNQSLHYNDGEIIAQTGSSICLLRSMDKYARLMQKLEIVNVEFFKGICQLFEVFFHFVFETFAQQNNYSGGKGSPDPINYRLKTALSRIQQDCDQWIKSPSSSSTSLNSSYTDITPMSPPSNTPGTSFGLKERCAGADTISLVARILHRSKAHLKTMLLQNNAAVVEDFYAHLVDAVPDLVEHIHRTSARQLLHINGYVDRIANAKWEVKELGLEHNGYVDLLLGEFKHYKTRLAHGGIRKEVQDLLLEYGLEIVAQTLIEGLSRVKRCTDEGRALMSLDLQVLINGLQHFVAMNVKPHLQIVEAFIKAYYLPETEYVHWARAHPEYTKNQIVGLINLVATMKSWKRKTRLEVLEKIE; from the exons ATGCAGCCGAATCTGTCTCCCTTTGGCAGCGTTTTGGCGAATCCGTTTTTGTTCAATGGCGATTTGAGCGAGGGCATTGAGACCCCTGGGGTTTTGTTCTTGGTCCCCTTTTTGCTTTTCCAAGGTGGTGCAATGGATTTATCAAAGGTCGGCGAGAAGATTCTGAGCTCCGTTAGGTCTGCCAGATCGCTCGGCCTTCTCCCCTCTGCTTCTGATCGACCAGAG GTTCCTGCGCGAGCTGCGGCTGCTGCAGCTGTTGCTCGTGCTATTGCTGGACTGCCTCCGCATCAAAGGTTTAGTCTATCATCAAGCTCTGAAGAATTGAGCTCAATATATGGAAGCAAACATCATGGTCAAGAAGTAGAGGAGATAGAGGAAGAATTCTATGAAGAG AATTTTGATCCAGTCAGACATATTTTGGAGCATATTCCATCTGAAGAAAGTGAGCTGGCTTATTTTGAGAGACAG GCCGCTCTTAGATTGGCACAACTGGATAGAGTAGCTGAACGTTTATCCCGCAAGGTTATGGAACATCATGAAGTAATGG TGAAGGGGATGCATTTGGTCAGGGAATTGGAGAAAGACTTGAAAATTGCAAATGTCATCTGCATG AATGGAAGGCGGCATCTGACCTCATCAAGGAATGAGGTTTCTAGGGATCTCATTGTAAATTCGAATTCCAAAAAGAAACAAGCTCTTCTG GACATGCTTCCTGTTTTAACTGAGCTTGGTCATGCACTGAAAATGCAAGCAGAGCTCGAGTCTCTGGTTGAGGAAGGAAATTACTGCAAG GCCTTTCAAGTCCTGTCTGAATATCTACAGCTGTTAGATACTTTTTCAGATCTTTCTGCAGTACAAGAGATGAGCCGTGCTGTAGAG GTTTGGCTTGGAAAAACTCTTCAAAAGCTGGATTCCTTGTTGCTAGGAGTGTGCCAGGAGTTCAATGAGGAGGGCTTTATAACT GTGGTCGATGCTTATGCACTAATTGGGGATATCTCTGGCCTTGCTGAGAAGTTACAAAGTTTCTTTATGCAGGAAGTTCTGTCAGAAACCCACTCTATATTGAAGAATATTGTGCAAGAGGAG GATCAGGGATTTCACATGCAAAATAGTCG ACTTACCTACAGCGATCTATGCCTTCAGATACCTGAACCAAAGTTTAGGCAGTGTTTGTTAAACACACTAGCAATCCTATTCAAGTTGATGTGTTCATATCATGAAATCATGGGCTTTCAGCTGGATAATAGG GATTCAGCCGGTAAAACTCCAAGCATGACACAGAAGGAAAGTGACATCTCTCCGACTCTTGGGGGGGTTCAGCAAATTTCATCTCCTTGTTCTTCCCAAAAAGTTAATGGCTCTCTCGCCGAATCTGTAGATATAGTGCCTGGTTCAGCGTACATAGATGAATCTACAACCACCTGCTCTTTGGTTGAACCTGCAGGAAACGCAACTTCCACTAATTATCAAAATTTAGTTGATGAGGCGAGTAAGGATGACAGTACAACATCAACAAGTGGATCCCCATGGTATCAACTACGAAAAGATGCCACAGCATTTATTTCACAAACCCTTCAGAGGGGACGCAAAAATCTTTGGCAACTCACAGCTACTCGTGTATCGGTCTTGCTTTCTTCGGCTTCTGTTTCTTCTGCTAGCATACACCAATTCTTGAAAAACTATGAAGATCTGGGTGTCTTTATCTTGGCTGGGGAAGCATTTTGCGGAATTGAAGCAGCTGACTTCAGGCAGAAGTTGAAGGCAGtgtgtgaaaattattttttagctTTTCATCGGCAGAATATACAT gcgCTTAAAATGGTGTTGGAAAGAGAAATTTGGTTGATAATGCCACCGGATGCAGTACAAGAAATTACATTTCCCGGGCTTGCTGGTGATGGAGCACCTATAATTGTTCCATCTGAGGGTAAGTCTAATGCCAGGGTTCTACATTCTGATAAGTCTACAAGAGTTGTTGATACTAGTGCCAAGAAGAGTGGATTCTCTAATTGGCTTAGAAATGGAAACCCCTTTTTGTTAAAGCTGGCACATACATCCAAAGAAGGTCTTAAGTGGAACAGTACAACTGGTGAATCTGATGGTAATTTTAGCGAAAGGCTTGGTGATAAGGTCTCTCAACAAAACAGTGATTCAAGTCTTTCTGATGGTGCTAATTCTGTTTCGGAAGAAGATAATGAAGATCTTCTTGCAGACTTTATTGATGAGGATAGTCAACTCCCAAGTCGAATTTCGAAACCTAGACTGTCAAGAAATCAATCTTTACATTATAATGATGGAGAAATCATAGCTCAAACTGGATCATCTATTTGTCTTCTAAG GTCAATGGATAAATACGCCAGGCTTATGCAGAAATTGGAAATAGTCAACGTTGAGTTCTTCAAG GGAATATGCCAGTTGTTTGAGGtattttttcattttgtgtttgaAACATTTGCTCAGCAAAACAACTATTCAGGTGGAAAAGGGTCACCTGATCCTATTAACT ATCGGCTGAAGACAGCCTTGTCCAGAATACAACAAGACTGTGACCAGTGGATAAAGTCCCCATCATCTTCATCCACATCTCTAAATTCGTCATATACAGACATCACACCTATGAGTCCTCCCAGTAACACACCAGGAACATCCTTTGGTCTCAAG GAAAGATGCGCTGGTGCTGACACTATCTCCCTTGTTGCTCGAATATTGCATAGATCTAAAGCTCATCTCAAGACAATGCTACTTCAGAATAATGCTGCTGTGGTTGAAGACTTCTATGCACATCTG GTTGATGCTGTACCAGATCTTGTAGAGCACATTCATAGGACAAGTGCAAGACAACTGCTCCATATTAATGG TTATGTGGATCGGATAGCCAATGCAAAATGGGAAGTGAAAGAGCTTGGACTAGAGCATAATGG GTATGTTGATTTGTTATTGGGAGAATTCAAGCACTATAAAACAAGGCTTGCTCATGGGGGAATTCGCAAGGAG GTTCAAGACCTCCTCTTAGAATACGGACTTGAAATTGTGGCCCAAACTCTCATAGAAGGACTGTCCCGTGTCAAGAGGTGTACAGATGAAGGGCGGGCTCTCATGTCATTGGATCTACAG gttttgatCAATGGCTTGCAGCATTTTGTCGCAATGAATGTGAAGCCCCATTTACAAATAGTTGAAGCCTTCATTAAG GCATACTATCTTCCGGAAACTGAATATGTACACTGGGCACGTGCTCACCCG GAATacacaaaaaatcaaattgttGGGTTGATCAACCTTGTTGCCACTATGAAAAGTTGGAAGAGAAAAACCAGACTGGAAGTGCTAGAAAAGATTGAATGA
- the LOC137741723 gene encoding uncharacterized protein isoform X2 translates to MHLVRELEKDLKIANVICMNGRRHLTSSRNEVSRDLIVNSNSKKKQALLDMLPVLTELGHALKMQAELESLVEEGNYCKAFQVLSEYLQLLDTFSDLSAVQEMSRAVEVWLGKTLQKLDSLLLGVCQEFNEEGFITVVDAYALIGDISGLAEKLQSFFMQEVLSETHSILKNIVQEEDQGFHMQNSRLTYSDLCLQIPEPKFRQCLLNTLAILFKLMCSYHEIMGFQLDNRDSAGKTPSMTQKESDISPTLGGVQQISSPCSSQKVNGSLAESVDIVPGSAYIDESTTTCSLVEPAGNATSTNYQNLVDEASKDDSTTSTSGSPWYQLRKDATAFISQTLQRGRKNLWQLTATRVSVLLSSASVSSASIHQFLKNYEDLGVFILAGEAFCGIEAADFRQKLKAVCENYFLAFHRQNIHALKMVLEREIWLIMPPDAVQEITFPGLAGDGAPIIVPSEGKSNARVLHSDKSTRVVDTSAKKSGFSNWLRNGNPFLLKLAHTSKEGLKWNSTTGESDGNFSERLGDKVSQQNSDSSLSDGANSVSEEDNEDLLADFIDEDSQLPSRISKPRLSRNQSLHYNDGEIIAQTGSSICLLRSMDKYARLMQKLEIVNVEFFKGICQLFEVFFHFVFETFAQQNNYSGGKGSPDPINYRLKTALSRIQQDCDQWIKSPSSSSTSLNSSYTDITPMSPPSNTPGTSFGLKERCAGADTISLVARILHRSKAHLKTMLLQNNAAVVEDFYAHLVDAVPDLVEHIHRTSARQLLHINGYVDRIANAKWEVKELGLEHNGYVDLLLGEFKHYKTRLAHGGIRKEVQDLLLEYGLEIVAQTLIEGLSRVKRCTDEGRALMSLDLQVLINGLQHFVAMNVKPHLQIVEAFIKAYYLPETEYVHWARAHPEYTKNQIVGLINLVATMKSWKRKTRLEVLEKIE, encoded by the exons ATGCATTTGGTCAGGGAATTGGAGAAAGACTTGAAAATTGCAAATGTCATCTGCATG AATGGAAGGCGGCATCTGACCTCATCAAGGAATGAGGTTTCTAGGGATCTCATTGTAAATTCGAATTCCAAAAAGAAACAAGCTCTTCTG GACATGCTTCCTGTTTTAACTGAGCTTGGTCATGCACTGAAAATGCAAGCAGAGCTCGAGTCTCTGGTTGAGGAAGGAAATTACTGCAAG GCCTTTCAAGTCCTGTCTGAATATCTACAGCTGTTAGATACTTTTTCAGATCTTTCTGCAGTACAAGAGATGAGCCGTGCTGTAGAG GTTTGGCTTGGAAAAACTCTTCAAAAGCTGGATTCCTTGTTGCTAGGAGTGTGCCAGGAGTTCAATGAGGAGGGCTTTATAACT GTGGTCGATGCTTATGCACTAATTGGGGATATCTCTGGCCTTGCTGAGAAGTTACAAAGTTTCTTTATGCAGGAAGTTCTGTCAGAAACCCACTCTATATTGAAGAATATTGTGCAAGAGGAG GATCAGGGATTTCACATGCAAAATAGTCG ACTTACCTACAGCGATCTATGCCTTCAGATACCTGAACCAAAGTTTAGGCAGTGTTTGTTAAACACACTAGCAATCCTATTCAAGTTGATGTGTTCATATCATGAAATCATGGGCTTTCAGCTGGATAATAGG GATTCAGCCGGTAAAACTCCAAGCATGACACAGAAGGAAAGTGACATCTCTCCGACTCTTGGGGGGGTTCAGCAAATTTCATCTCCTTGTTCTTCCCAAAAAGTTAATGGCTCTCTCGCCGAATCTGTAGATATAGTGCCTGGTTCAGCGTACATAGATGAATCTACAACCACCTGCTCTTTGGTTGAACCTGCAGGAAACGCAACTTCCACTAATTATCAAAATTTAGTTGATGAGGCGAGTAAGGATGACAGTACAACATCAACAAGTGGATCCCCATGGTATCAACTACGAAAAGATGCCACAGCATTTATTTCACAAACCCTTCAGAGGGGACGCAAAAATCTTTGGCAACTCACAGCTACTCGTGTATCGGTCTTGCTTTCTTCGGCTTCTGTTTCTTCTGCTAGCATACACCAATTCTTGAAAAACTATGAAGATCTGGGTGTCTTTATCTTGGCTGGGGAAGCATTTTGCGGAATTGAAGCAGCTGACTTCAGGCAGAAGTTGAAGGCAGtgtgtgaaaattattttttagctTTTCATCGGCAGAATATACAT gcgCTTAAAATGGTGTTGGAAAGAGAAATTTGGTTGATAATGCCACCGGATGCAGTACAAGAAATTACATTTCCCGGGCTTGCTGGTGATGGAGCACCTATAATTGTTCCATCTGAGGGTAAGTCTAATGCCAGGGTTCTACATTCTGATAAGTCTACAAGAGTTGTTGATACTAGTGCCAAGAAGAGTGGATTCTCTAATTGGCTTAGAAATGGAAACCCCTTTTTGTTAAAGCTGGCACATACATCCAAAGAAGGTCTTAAGTGGAACAGTACAACTGGTGAATCTGATGGTAATTTTAGCGAAAGGCTTGGTGATAAGGTCTCTCAACAAAACAGTGATTCAAGTCTTTCTGATGGTGCTAATTCTGTTTCGGAAGAAGATAATGAAGATCTTCTTGCAGACTTTATTGATGAGGATAGTCAACTCCCAAGTCGAATTTCGAAACCTAGACTGTCAAGAAATCAATCTTTACATTATAATGATGGAGAAATCATAGCTCAAACTGGATCATCTATTTGTCTTCTAAG GTCAATGGATAAATACGCCAGGCTTATGCAGAAATTGGAAATAGTCAACGTTGAGTTCTTCAAG GGAATATGCCAGTTGTTTGAGGtattttttcattttgtgtttgaAACATTTGCTCAGCAAAACAACTATTCAGGTGGAAAAGGGTCACCTGATCCTATTAACT ATCGGCTGAAGACAGCCTTGTCCAGAATACAACAAGACTGTGACCAGTGGATAAAGTCCCCATCATCTTCATCCACATCTCTAAATTCGTCATATACAGACATCACACCTATGAGTCCTCCCAGTAACACACCAGGAACATCCTTTGGTCTCAAG GAAAGATGCGCTGGTGCTGACACTATCTCCCTTGTTGCTCGAATATTGCATAGATCTAAAGCTCATCTCAAGACAATGCTACTTCAGAATAATGCTGCTGTGGTTGAAGACTTCTATGCACATCTG GTTGATGCTGTACCAGATCTTGTAGAGCACATTCATAGGACAAGTGCAAGACAACTGCTCCATATTAATGG TTATGTGGATCGGATAGCCAATGCAAAATGGGAAGTGAAAGAGCTTGGACTAGAGCATAATGG GTATGTTGATTTGTTATTGGGAGAATTCAAGCACTATAAAACAAGGCTTGCTCATGGGGGAATTCGCAAGGAG GTTCAAGACCTCCTCTTAGAATACGGACTTGAAATTGTGGCCCAAACTCTCATAGAAGGACTGTCCCGTGTCAAGAGGTGTACAGATGAAGGGCGGGCTCTCATGTCATTGGATCTACAG gttttgatCAATGGCTTGCAGCATTTTGTCGCAATGAATGTGAAGCCCCATTTACAAATAGTTGAAGCCTTCATTAAG GCATACTATCTTCCGGAAACTGAATATGTACACTGGGCACGTGCTCACCCG GAATacacaaaaaatcaaattgttGGGTTGATCAACCTTGTTGCCACTATGAAAAGTTGGAAGAGAAAAACCAGACTGGAAGTGCTAGAAAAGATTGAATGA